The genomic stretch AGAAGGTGGGACTTAAAATACAGTAGGCATCTGCAATGAGGAGGGCATTTCCAAAGTCATATCATATTATCATACATGCATCTCAAAAGTGTTAACACATTGATGCTTCTTCCTCCCAATGAcaagggagtaatatatttatatgacAAAAACAATTCTTATCAATATAGCAGAGAGCATACATAAAGCAAATAAACCGTGGCAATATATAAGCATTCTTAGGAAGAAAGCCAAATCAGTTTCTTACCCAGGAAACCTCAAACATCTTTATGCTATCTGGTCCATTCAAAGTCTGCAGATCTAGGGTTAGTGGCATTAGTGCTGTTTTGACGATTTGCATCTTCAGGCTTTATGGAGTTTGCAAAGGTATGCCATCCCAACAGATATGGTAGAACAAACTGCAGACAAGTACGAACATAATTTGAACAGTCTACCAAGACCATCTTAGCAGGATTTAGAAAGAGTATTTTCTTAATATTCCTTCTCCATCACTATTGCAACAAAATCTCACTTTTCTTGCATTGAATTGAACTGTGGCTTACATTAAATGATGATACAAGAACAGTAAACTCTGCCTTTGTGATGGGGATATAAATGTTCTCGTCCACGTTGGTGATCTTGTTTTGAACACCTTCAAGAATCCCATAACCCAAGCATCAAAAAGATTTGAAGTATATACTGGCACCAAAAAGCTACAATCAAAATCTTAAGAGGCTTGAAGGGGGTACTTAGATTGAAGAAGTGGCCAGAACCATCAGGCAATGGCTCCACCTTCAACACTTTCCTCACTCTGCCCTCATCGCTGCATGATTCAACTCCATAGTTTAGGAATAAATATCTCTCCCCGCAGCTAAGGAAAACTAACACTGTCCCACAATATGAACAATGACAGGATCTGCTAACAAGCTCACTAAAAAGTGAGAGTACCTCTTTCCTTTATTTGGGTCATGGAAAAACTCACAAGAGCCTCTTGCACCAAGGCTGATTATGTGTCCAATTTCAGTCACTGATAACGAGAATACCTGGAAACACAATCAAATACGATTATGACATTAGGAGAAAAATGAGGTCGGGGAGTGACATGCCAAGCTTAATGGCAAGCTTACTTCCAAAGGGAACTATCATATTCATTTGCCTCAAAATGATGGCTTTGGATGAGCCACGTTTTAGAAATTTCCATACTCTTTGAGAATGAAAATATCATTATCAAGATCTAGTGTACTTAACACTTAAATCTAGGGCACGAACTTTTCCACCATGCAAATACCTTTCATATTCATTAATCCATATCATATCAACACTGAAATCTAGCTACAGGGATTGAAAAAATGCTCAAACACCTCAATTCTCACACATAAATACAGAAAAATAAATCCTTGTGCATCAGAAACATGACTAAAGCAAAAGGAAGATTAACCTGTTTCCGACTCCAATCATATTGACGAACACCAGATGCCGGAGCAAACTGGAGTAGAACATAGCCCTCTTTTGACAGCTTAAACGCCCCAGACTGATCCACAAAACAAACATAGAATCACCATTGTGTAATTCAATTCCCCAAGACCAACACAAACGCATTCTACAACAAACATACCTCTAAAGGAGAGAACTCCGGCGCACGAGGTTCCACTGTAAGAGCAGCTTTCCCTTTATATACAGAGTATCCCACATAAACCCTTGGTGGAAACTGCCCTCCTATACAAACAATTGGAGATTAAATGCTTCAATTGTCGATTGGGATATtaattctcattaaaatataccaaaacAGATTCATTTGACGGTAGATATAATCTCCATATTTCGGAAGTCAACAAAAAGAAACTGGCAGCTGCACTAAAATGTTTTTGATAATTCAAGAACCACAATTTGAGGAGAACTAACCAGGCTGCGATTGGGAAGGAGAGTCATAAGGGGAAAACTTGTGCTGCTGGTGACTTTGTTCTTGAGGAGTCAAGTACTGATTTTTCACACAAAATGTTGCATTTTTAGAGCGATATCGAAGTGGGCAGTGGAAAAGTGAAGAACTTTTCCTTGTGGAAACAAAATTGATGGGTATAGCGGAATTAAAAGCGGACAATTTCTGGGGTTGTTGAGTTGAAATCGCCGCGCCTCCTCTGGGTGGACATAAACTATGGATTACCATACTTGGTA from Salvia splendens isolate huo1 chromosome 4, SspV2, whole genome shotgun sequence encodes the following:
- the LOC121801501 gene encoding single-stranded DNA-binding protein WHY1, chloroplastic-like; its protein translation is MVIHSLCPPRGGAAISTQQPQKLSAFNSAIPINFVSTRKSSSLFHCPLRYRSKNATFCVKNQYLTPQEQSHQQHKFSPYDSPSQSQPGGQFPPRVYVGYSVYKGKAALTVEPRAPEFSPLESGAFKLSKEGYVLLQFAPASGVRQYDWSRKQVFSLSVTEIGHIISLGARGSCEFFHDPNKGKSDEGRVRKVLKVEPLPDGSGHFFNLSVQNKITNVDENIYIPITKAEFTVLVSSFNFVLPYLLGWHTFANSIKPEDANRQNSTNATNPRSADFEWTR